One part of the Sulfolobus tengchongensis genome encodes these proteins:
- a CDS encoding ABC transporter permease, producing MNSLDILWLAYKGLISRKAIAILAIIAVMIGVASVTTLVAFTQGVSQSILSVVESLGPNTILILPRGSDLTQATVATIGSLPGVKAVYPVVSGFGTINVEGQPIGISILGIDNLSALLGQVILESGTVYPPITSPEAVIGSQVANPVAGVFFSPGSTITVQISRGNSVTLEVVGVLSPSGANPLSNSETSIFVPLGEAMAILNRTTYSELIVEAQSVNDVNSLVNLIEEIYGNQFSVISVQQLINTVSTITSGFSLLLVAVASISLFVGAVGIMAIMLSRVYQRIREIGIMKTLGLTTRDILLVFLAESGIIGLIGGVVGVLAGLISTSFIDLLSAITSQSTSNSLNSGSATSSGFGGGFRGGGAFAGGFRASSGASSALFSFKPVISVEAIVVALAVAVVVSLIAGIYPAWKAARLTPIEAIRRD from the coding sequence ATGAACTCCTTGGATATATTATGGCTAGCATATAAGGGTTTAATATCGAGAAAAGCAATTGCCATTTTAGCCATAATAGCGGTTATGATAGGAGTAGCAAGTGTAACTACCCTAGTAGCTTTTACTCAAGGTGTTAGTCAGTCTATTCTTTCAGTTGTTGAGTCATTAGGCCCTAATACAATACTAATTTTACCTAGGGGTTCTGATTTAACACAAGCTACTGTAGCAACTATTGGAAGTTTACCTGGCGTTAAAGCAGTTTATCCAGTAGTTAGTGGATTTGGAACAATAAACGTTGAGGGTCAACCTATTGGTATCAGTATACTAGGTATAGATAATCTATCAGCTCTTTTAGGCCAAGTAATTTTAGAGAGTGGAACAGTTTATCCACCTATCACCTCGCCAGAAGCGGTTATTGGCTCACAAGTTGCTAATCCCGTAGCTGGTGTTTTCTTTTCACCTGGAAGTACGATCACTGTTCAAATCTCAAGGGGAAACAGTGTAACGTTAGAAGTAGTTGGAGTTTTATCCCCATCTGGAGCTAATCCTCTCTCCAATTCTGAGACTTCAATATTCGTTCCTTTAGGTGAAGCCATGGCAATTCTAAATAGAACTACATATAGTGAGCTAATAGTTGAAGCTCAATCTGTTAATGATGTTAATAGTTTAGTGAATCTTATCGAAGAAATATATGGCAATCAATTTAGTGTTATTTCAGTTCAACAATTAATCAATACAGTATCAACAATTACTTCAGGCTTTAGTCTATTACTTGTAGCTGTAGCGTCAATCTCTCTTTTTGTTGGTGCCGTAGGTATAATGGCTATAATGCTGAGTAGAGTATATCAGAGAATAAGAGAGATAGGTATAATGAAAACACTTGGTTTAACCACTAGAGATATACTACTTGTTTTTTTAGCAGAATCTGGAATAATAGGGCTTATAGGCGGTGTGGTTGGCGTATTAGCAGGTCTAATTTCAACTTCATTCATTGACCTCTTATCTGCAATAACTTCTCAATCTACCTCAAATAGTCTAAATAGTGGTTCTGCTACATCTAGCGGATTTGGAGGAGGTTTCAGAGGAGGGGGTGCTTTCGCTGGAGGTTTTAGAGCATCTAGTGGTGCATCATCAGCTTTGTTTTCATTCAAACCAGTTATTTCAGTAGAAGCTATAGTTGTAGCCTTAGCGGTTGCAGTTGTCGTGAGTTTGATAGCTGGTATTTATCCTGCTTGGAAAGCTGCTAGGCTTACTCCAATTGAGGCAATTAGGAGGGATTAA